One Nocardia huaxiensis genomic window, CCGCGCCACCGCCTACCCCATGCTCGCCGAAGCGGCCCCGACCGCGCCCAGCGCCGCCCTTGCGCTCGGCACGGTCGCCGTCCTCACCGGGCTGCTGTTCAAAGCCGGTGCGGTGCCCCTGCACTTCTGGGTACCCGACGTCACCCAGGGCACCCGCCCGGAAGTCGCCGCGCTGGTGACCACGGTCCCGAAACTCGGTGCGGTGGTGGCGATCTACCGTCTGGCCACCACCGTCCTCGAACCGAGCGCACTGGACTGGCGGCTGCTGCTCGCCGTGCCGGCCGCCCTCACCATGACCCTCGGCAATTTCGCCGCCTTCTTCCAAACCGATGTGCGCCGCCTGCTCGGCTACTCGACAATCAGCCAGGTCGGCTATCTGCTCGTCGGTGTCGCCGCCGGGCCCGGCCCACTCGCACTGTCGGGCGTACTGCTCTACCTCGCCGCCTACGCCGTCACGAATCTCGGCGCCTTCGCGGTCGTCTGCGCCCTGCCGCGTCTGCGCGCCCTCACCGACTACGCGGGCCTGCTGCGTCGGCGCCCGGCCCTGACCATCGCCCTGATCGTGTGCCTGCTCGGCCTGGTGGGCACGCCGCCCACGGGCATTTTCGTCGGCAAGCTGGCCGTCTTCACCGCCGCGATGGACGCTGGCCTCGGCTGGCTCGTGGTCCTGGCCCTGCTCAATACGGTCGCGAGTGTCTTCTACTACCTGCGCTGGATCACCCCGGCCCTGCGTGGCCGCGCCACCGGCGAATCCGGCGATCCGGCCCTGGCCGTTCCCCGCGTGATCGCCTACCTGGCCGCGACGGTGTCGGTCCTCGCCGGCGTGTTCGCCGGGCCGATCCTGAACGCCGTCGAGGGCGCCACGCCCATTCGCTGACCACGGCAGCGACCCGGCAACCGGAACCTTTGTGCCGCAATCCCTTGTGGTATCGGGTCGTGGAGAAATAAAGTTAGGTATATCAAACTTTGCTGTTTGGTAAGGCGGTACAATGGTTGCTCCATCGCGGCGGCAATTCCTGGCAGGCGGCGCACTGCTCGGAGCAGCGGGCGCTGCTGCCGTGCCCGCCATCGCGGCCTCGGGGCAGGGGACCGGGCAGGGGCCGCGGCACAGCAAGACCTCGGACATGAGTCACGGTGGGGGAGTGGAGGGTCCGACCTTCCGGCTCGGAACCACGGTCGACCACCAGGCCAACGGCTTCCACCCCACCGAGATCCTGCGCGACTTCGACTACGGCCGGGTATCGACGCTGCCCGACGGCCGCACCCTGCGCACCTACGAAATCGCCAGCAGCGATGAGGAATTGGAGATCGCACCCGGCGTGCGCTTCCCGGCGTGGACGTTCAACGGCCGCATTCCCGGCCCGACCCTGCGCTGCACCGAGGGCGACGAACTGCGCTTCAACTTCACCAACGGCTCGGACCATCCGCACACCATCCACTTCCACGGCCTGCACCCCGCCGACATGGACGGCGTCCCCGGCGCCGGGCCCGGTGTCATCGAACCGGGGCAGAGTTTCACCTACGCCTTCGACGCCCGGCCCTTCGGCCTGCACCTCTATCACTGCCATGTGAGCCCGCTGGCCGAGCACATCGCGCGCGGGCTGTACGGCACCTTCATCATCGACCCGCCCACCCCGCGTGCGCCCGCCGACGAACTGGTGATGGTGATGCACGGCTTCAACACCACCTTCGACGGCGAGGGCAATCAGCTGTACGCGGTGAACGGCATCCCGTTCCACTACGTACACGAGCCGGTGCGCGTGAAACGCAATGAGCTGGTGCGCATCTACCTGGTGAACGCCCTGGAATACGATCCCATCAACAGTTTTCACATCCACGGCAATTTCTTCGAGTACTTCCCGACCGGAACCCGTTTGGAACCAGCGGAATTCACCGACACCATCATGCAGGCGCAGGGTCAGCGCGGCATCTGTGAACTGCGATTCCCGTTCACCGGCACATTCATGTTCCACGCCCACAAGACCGAATTCGCCGAATTGGGCTGGATGGGCTTCTTCGAAGTGGTGGAATGATGGCCGAACACACTGGAGCGCAATCGGATTCCCGTACTCCGGCCTGGCTGTCCTGGGTCGGCGTGGTGGGAATCATCGCGATCGTGCTCACCACGCTGGGGTTGCTCGGCGGGCGGGCGCTGCCCGATCGGGTCGGCCCGCCCGTCGAGGAGGTCGCCGTCGAGCACGCGGTGCTCACCGACGGGAGAATCGCGGTGACCGTGCGGAATACGGGCCCGGATCCGGTGACCATCGCGCAGGTGTTCGTCAACGACGCCTATGTCGACTTCGCGGGCGGCGAGGACGCGATCGGCCGAATGCGCAGCGCCACCCTGGATCTGGACTATCCGTGGCAGGAGGGCCAGCCGTATCTGATCTCCATGCTCACCTCCACGGGTGTGGTGCTCGAGCACGAGATCGCGGTGGCGGTGACCACGCCCCGCCCGGGGGCCTCGTTCTACGGGCTGATGGCCCTGCTGGGCGTCTACGTCGGCGTGATCCCCGTCCTGCTGGGCATGCTGCTGCTGCCGGTGCTGCGCCGCTCGGGCTCGGGTGCGCTGCGGCTGCTGCTGGCGCTCACGGTCGGTCTGCTCGCCTTCCTGGCCGTCGACGGCACCACCGAGGGGTTGGAGCTGGCGCAGGAGTCGGGCGCGGCGTTCGGCGGCGTGCAGTTGGTCGTGTTCGGCGCGGCGGCGGCGTTCCTCGCGCTCATGGCGGTCGATCGCTTCCTGAAGGCGCGACGGGCGCGGGAAGCGGATGGCACCGGCCCGCGCTTGGCGCTGATGATCGCCATCGGCATCGGCCTGCACAATCTGGGTGAGGGCCTGGCCATCGGATCTGCCTATGCGGTAGGCGAATTGGCGCTCGGCGCCTTCCTGGTGCTCGGTTTCGCCATCCACAACACCACCGAGGGTGTGGCCATTGTGGCGCCGCTGGTGCGGCAGCGGCCCTCGGTCGTGCGGCTGCTGCTGCTCGGCCTGATCGCGGGCGGACCGGCCATCATCGGTGCGGTGGTGGGCGCGAGTGTGAACAATGCCGAACTGTCCGCGCTGCTGCTGGGCATCGGGGTCGGCGCCATCGCCCAGGTCATCGTGCAGATCGCGCCCGCTCTGCGCGCTCCCGGCCGGGATCGCGCCGACGGCGCCGTGCTGGGCGGCGTGCTGGCCGGAATTCTGGTCATGTATGTGACCGGCTTGCTGGTGAGCGCCTGAAAGGCCGGCCATGACAGACCCGCCGGGCATTCCACGCCGCACCGTCCTCGGGTGCGCCGCCGCCTGCGCGCTGGCCGCCAGCGCGGGGTGCAGTGCGGGCCGCGCCGAAGATCCGGCCCCCTTCACCGCCGCCGCCACCGACATCCCGGTGGGCGGCGGCGTCGTGTACGCCGAGCGCTCGACGATCATCACGCAGCCGAATCCCGGTGAGTTCCAGGCATTCTCGACGGCCTGCCCGCATCAGGGCTGCGCGGTCACCGAGATCCGCGACGGGCAGCTCGTCTGCCCCTGTCACGGCAGTCGCTTCCGGCTCGCCGATGGTTCCGTCGAGCGCGGTCCTGCCCGGGATGCACTGTCCCGCCGCGCAATCCAGGTCAGTGGAACCGATCTGCGCATCACCTGACCGGGCGCGGGCGGTCCGCGGCGCTCGCGGCGTCAAGCCGGGTGGCTTCTCCTATTTGCCCACCTCTGTTCACGAATGTTCGGGCCGGAACCGGGTAGGCGGCCAGGAGAAGCAACGACAAGGAGTTATTCCCCATGACTACTGCACTACAGCCACGCGGCGGTGGTGGCGGCGTCGGGCGGCCGAATGCCAGCAGTCTGGCCGAGGTGCTCGACACCATCCTCGACAAGGGCCTCGTGATCGACGCGTACGTGCGCGTGTCGCTGGTCGGGATCGAGATCCTGACCATCGACGCCCGGGTGGTGGTCGCCAGCGTCGACACCTACCTGCGTTTCGCCGAAGCCGTCAACCGCCTCGATATCGCGAGCCAGGACCAGAAACCCGGCCTGCCCGATGTCGTGAAGGACGTGGCCTCCGGGGGCAAGTCGTCCGCCACCAAGGACGCCATCCAGTCCGCGACCGAGCAACTGGGCAAGGCCCTGTCCGACGACAAGGGCGACAAGGGCGATGCCAAGCAACTGCTCGAGAACGCCGGCCAGCAGATTCTCGGCATGCTGACGCAGGACAAGGACAAAGACAAGGACAAGGAAGAAGAACCAGCCAAGCCCACCAGGCAGACCAGCTCGCGCCGGAAGACCCAGTCATGACCACCGCGGAAACCTCAGGAACACAGGAAGTTTCGAACACCGCCCTGCTGATCTACGGCATCGTGCGCGCCGACGCCGAGCCGAAAGCCGAAGGCATCGGCAAGAATCCGGCCCCCGTGCAGACGATCAAGCACGGCAAGATCGCCGCGCTCGTCAGCGAGGTGCCGGTGGATCAGCCGCTGGAGCGCGCGGAGGACCTGCAGGCGTTCTCCCGCGTCGTCGACGGTCTGGTCGCCGACATGCCGGTCATCCCCATTCGTTTCGGTGCCGCGCTGGCCGATCCGGCCGCGGTGGAGGAGGGCCTGCTGGAACCGAACGCCGATCGCTTCGAGGCCGCGCTCGACGAATTGGCCGGGCACGCCGAGTATCTGGTGAAGGGCCAGTACGTCGAGCAGACCGTGCTGCGGGAAATCCTGCAGGAGAACGAACATGCCGCCGCCCTGCGCGAGACGCTGCGCGACGCACCCCTGGACGTGGGTCGCGACGAACGCATCGCCCTCGGCGAAATGATCAACTCCGCACTGGAATACAAGCGTCAGGTCGACGGATCCACCATCGTGGAGGCGCTGCGGCAGCTCACCGAACATCTCGCGCTGCGCCCGCCCACCCACGAGGAGGAGGTCGCCGACATCGCCGTGCTGCTGCCCCTCGACAAGGAGGAGGAACTGGTCCGCGTCGTCAACGACATCGGCGCGCAGTGGACCAACCGGGTCGACATGCGCGTCGTAGGACCCTTGGCCGCCTGGGATTTCGTCGCCGCCGAGGCGCCGGAACAATGATCGGCACGCTGCTCACGCTCCCGCTGCTACCCGTCAAGGGGGTGCTGGCGCTGGCGGAGGTCATCGCCGAAGAGGTCGACAAGGAGCTCTACGGCATGCCCGCCATCCGCCGCCGCCTCGACGAACTACAGCGCCTGCGTGCGGCCGGGCAGATCGAGGAAGACGACTACCGGCAGGCCGAACAGGAGCTGATCGGCCGCATGCTGCACCGGGGAGGGTGACCATCGTGACCGATGAGCAGCGTTCTCGCACCGGGAAATCCGCCGCCGGCGACCGCCTCTCCGCGAGCCAGACGGCGGCGGCCGGCACCCGGCACATCGCCGAGCTGACCGGCAAGGAGGTGGTCGGCGCGACCGGCGTCCGGCCGCGCGACGACGGCTGGACCGTCGAGGTGGAGGTGCTCGAGGACGCGCACATCCCGTCCTCCGCCGATGTGCTCGCCCTCTACGAACTGGAACTCGACGAGAACGGAGAGCTCCTGTCGTACCGCCGTATTCGGCGCGGGCGGCGCTGCGCGATCGGGGACGATCGGTCATGACCCTGTCCTCCGGCGCGTACTCGGCGCGGCCCGCCCGCAGCGGCTCCGAACCCGCCAACCTCGGTGACATCCTCGAGCGCGTGCTCGACAAGGGCCTGGTCATCGCGGGCGACATTCGGGTGAACCTGCTCGACATCGAATTGCTCACCATCAAACTGCGATTGGTGGTCGCCTCGCTGGAAACCGCACGCGAGGTGGGCATCGACTGGTGGGAGCGTGACCCCTGG contains:
- a CDS encoding NADH-quinone oxidoreductase subunit N, whose protein sequence is MGGMEQMTEEAMARDLLALAPEGALALAAILGLLLGSFLPRRKQWMVRILAAGGAIAVFATTLPVWHDESTLFDDSYAIDTATNTVRVVVAAAILLLLALSVPETRGHARESEYIVLLVLAGLGAILLAGANDLLVLIVAYLLAGIPLYALTAFGKDASGTEAALKYYLFGALSGTIMLFGAALVFGAGRATAYPMLAEAAPTAPSAALALGTVAVLTGLLFKAGAVPLHFWVPDVTQGTRPEVAALVTTVPKLGAVVAIYRLATTVLEPSALDWRLLLAVPAALTMTLGNFAAFFQTDVRRLLGYSTISQVGYLLVGVAAGPGPLALSGVLLYLAAYAVTNLGAFAVVCALPRLRALTDYAGLLRRRPALTIALIVCLLGLVGTPPTGIFVGKLAVFTAAMDAGLGWLVVLALLNTVASVFYYLRWITPALRGRATGESGDPALAVPRVIAYLAATVSVLAGVFAGPILNAVEGATPIR
- a CDS encoding multicopper oxidase domain-containing protein; translation: MVAPSRRQFLAGGALLGAAGAAAVPAIAASGQGTGQGPRHSKTSDMSHGGGVEGPTFRLGTTVDHQANGFHPTEILRDFDYGRVSTLPDGRTLRTYEIASSDEELEIAPGVRFPAWTFNGRIPGPTLRCTEGDELRFNFTNGSDHPHTIHFHGLHPADMDGVPGAGPGVIEPGQSFTYAFDARPFGLHLYHCHVSPLAEHIARGLYGTFIIDPPTPRAPADELVMVMHGFNTTFDGEGNQLYAVNGIPFHYVHEPVRVKRNELVRIYLVNALEYDPINSFHIHGNFFEYFPTGTRLEPAEFTDTIMQAQGQRGICELRFPFTGTFMFHAHKTEFAELGWMGFFEVVE
- a CDS encoding ZIP family metal transporter, whose translation is MAEHTGAQSDSRTPAWLSWVGVVGIIAIVLTTLGLLGGRALPDRVGPPVEEVAVEHAVLTDGRIAVTVRNTGPDPVTIAQVFVNDAYVDFAGGEDAIGRMRSATLDLDYPWQEGQPYLISMLTSTGVVLEHEIAVAVTTPRPGASFYGLMALLGVYVGVIPVLLGMLLLPVLRRSGSGALRLLLALTVGLLAFLAVDGTTEGLELAQESGAAFGGVQLVVFGAAAAFLALMAVDRFLKARRAREADGTGPRLALMIAIGIGLHNLGEGLAIGSAYAVGELALGAFLVLGFAIHNTTEGVAIVAPLVRQRPSVVRLLLLGLIAGGPAIIGAVVGASVNNAELSALLLGIGVGAIAQVIVQIAPALRAPGRDRADGAVLGGVLAGILVMYVTGLLVSA
- a CDS encoding Rieske (2Fe-2S) protein encodes the protein MTDPPGIPRRTVLGCAAACALAASAGCSAGRAEDPAPFTAAATDIPVGGGVVYAERSTIITQPNPGEFQAFSTACPHQGCAVTEIRDGQLVCPCHGSRFRLADGSVERGPARDALSRRAIQVSGTDLRIT
- the gvpJ gene encoding gas vesicle protein GvpJ yields the protein MTTALQPRGGGGGVGRPNASSLAEVLDTILDKGLVIDAYVRVSLVGIEILTIDARVVVASVDTYLRFAEAVNRLDIASQDQKPGLPDVVKDVASGGKSSATKDAIQSATEQLGKALSDDKGDKGDAKQLLENAGQQILGMLTQDKDKDKDKEEEPAKPTRQTSSRRKTQS
- a CDS encoding GvpL/GvpF family gas vesicle protein, with protein sequence MTTAETSGTQEVSNTALLIYGIVRADAEPKAEGIGKNPAPVQTIKHGKIAALVSEVPVDQPLERAEDLQAFSRVVDGLVADMPVIPIRFGAALADPAAVEEGLLEPNADRFEAALDELAGHAEYLVKGQYVEQTVLREILQENEHAAALRETLRDAPLDVGRDERIALGEMINSALEYKRQVDGSTIVEALRQLTEHLALRPPTHEEEVADIAVLLPLDKEEELVRVVNDIGAQWTNRVDMRVVGPLAAWDFVAAEAPEQ
- a CDS encoding gas vesicle protein GvpG; this encodes MIGTLLTLPLLPVKGVLALAEVIAEEVDKELYGMPAIRRRLDELQRLRAAGQIEEDDYRQAEQELIGRMLHRGG
- the gvpO gene encoding gas vesicle protein GvpO, producing MTDEQRSRTGKSAAGDRLSASQTAAAGTRHIAELTGKEVVGATGVRPRDDGWTVEVEVLEDAHIPSSADVLALYELELDENGELLSYRRIRRGRRCAIGDDRS
- a CDS encoding gas vesicle protein — translated: MTLSSGAYSARPARSGSEPANLGDILERVLDKGLVIAGDIRVNLLDIELLTIKLRLVVASLETAREVGIDWWERDPWLRGDRALARDPDGERAIAANQPRGLASADELRSENDRLRQRIAELEGRDG